In one Microtus ochrogaster isolate Prairie Vole_2 chromosome 6 unlocalized genomic scaffold, MicOch1.0 chr6_random_2, whole genome shotgun sequence genomic region, the following are encoded:
- the Ier5 gene encoding immediate early response gene 5 protein: protein MEFKLEAHRIVSISLGKIYNSRVQRGGIKLHKNLLVSLVLRSARQVYLSDPCPGLYLAGPTGTPAVPPPQQPGEPVAGPPSGWGEPPPPAGRAAWPEPEPQPQRPVVCHTPGAGSSEPLSSGAGDALRGEETDTAAAAWSRVERPRAAASGGGSDTCPEGPRAVRRPCGCPPTREEQPVEDGSPAPTAPCPRKRGAAGVGGGRAGCPAPGSTPLKKPRRNSEEQPSTTDEDTDEEMETGNVANLISIFGSSFSGLLRKSPAGGREEEEAEKSGPEAAEPGQICCDKPVLRDMSPWSTAIVAF from the coding sequence ATGGAGTTCAAGCTGGAGGCTCACCGCATCGTCAGCATCTCCCTTGGCAAGATCTACAACTCGCGGGTCCAGCGCGGTGGCATCAAGCTGCACAAGAACCTCTTGGTGTCGTTGGTGCTGCGCAGCGCCCGCCAGGTCTACCTGAGTGACCCATGCCCTGGCCTCTACCTGGCCGGCCCTACGGGTACTCCGGCGGTGCCACCGCCTCAGCAGCCCGGAGAGCCGGTGGCCGGGCCACCCTCCGGCTGGGGAGAGCCGCCTCCCCCTGCCGGCCGCGCCGCCTGGCCGGAGCCCGAGCCGCAGCCTCAGCGCCCTGTGGTGTGCCACACACCGGGAGCGGGAAGCTCAGAGCCGTTGTCCTCAGGAGCAGGGGACGCTCTCCGGGGCGAAGAGACGGACACGGCGGCAGCTGCTTGGAGCCGCGTGGAGCGTCCGCGCGCGGCGGCTTCTGGAGGCGGCTCGGACACGTGTCCCGAGGGACCCCGGGCTGTCCGCCGCCCGTGCGGCTGTCCCCCTACCCGGGAGGAGCAGCCTGTCGAGGACGGTTCCCCCGCGCCAACCGCCCCGTGTCCCAGGAAGCGCGGCGCAGCGGGAGTGGGTGGTGGCCGCGCTGGCTGCCCGGCGCCTGGCTCGACCCCTCTCAAGAAGCCGCGCCGGAACTCGGAGGAGCAGCCGAGCACCACCGACGAGGACACCGACGAGGAGATGGAGACCGGGAACGTGGCAAACCTCATCAGCATCTTCGGGTCTAGCTTCTCGGGACTCCTACGGAAAAGCCCTGCGGGCGgccgggaggaagaggaggcggaGAAGAGCGGCCCGGAAGCCGCCGAGCCCGGGCAGATCTGCTGCGACAAGCCGGTGCTGAGAGACATGAGCCCCTGGAGCACAGCCATCGTGGCCTTCTGA